The sequence agctactcgggaatgtttttggttgagatcaatgacacaactcattactgattcttgtggactagaacgcgataaaagcccaacaactatctatgaagataatgcagcttgcatagcacagatgaaagaagggtatatcaaaagtgaccgaacgaaacacatacctcctagattcttctcttacactcaagatctcatcaaagacaaccagattgaaatgagacatgttcaaactagcaaaaactctgctgatcttttcaccaaagcacttccaactgctattttcagaacgcatgttcacaatattggcatgaggcatgttcaaaacatGTGACGACTCaatgatgtctacttgagggggagtcaactctatgctgcactctttttctctTGGCTAAAGTTTTattccactgggtttttctttagcaaggtttttaacgaggcagtactaagtTGCTCTTTAATAATTTGTCATCCAAGGAGGAGTGTTATGATAAAGACATAAAGTGGATGACAAACTATGTTCATGATCACGGGTGTATTATTATTTCACCTAACTGCACAGTAAAATTTATAGTATAAATATAGGATCGAATGTAATGAGTTTTTGCACCATTCACTTCAATAAGATTTATTACTCTCTCATTTCTCTTTAATATCAGTAGTCCATAACCAAGAGTcagatcactaaaggtagttataaacttttaaattataacacttttaatatttttctaAACATAACCTTAATGGTTATATTTAATTAGACACAACCACTTCCGATAACttattttattttactttatttattagtattattttttttcttctggaaAGGCAATAACTACTTTACTAACTTAAATATGCTACTCCGTACAATCCATGCTTAAATTATTTATAACACTTAACGCTTTCATTAGGTTACTTCTATTTCAATTTTTAATTGTAAGACATGAGCATGCATCGACACTACGTTTTTTTAATGGCAGTTAGAGACTTAGAGTCATTGACGGGTCCGAACGTGATGCCGGAACTCAATCACTCGATCATTTTTCTGGACTAATCAATACAGTCCCCTCATGAGTATAACCTCATGACGAATTCATACGGGCATCGTGTATGGTGAACAGTGGTGAATCTAGGATTGATAGTCACTGATGCCACCACTTAAACCCCCAAAAAAAATCTACTAGATGTCATATTTCAATGGTGTCACCAAAAAATATGTACACTATCTAGTGATGTCACTAGTTAAAATCCAAAGCAAAAtccactacatcgcgtatttctGTGGTGTCACCACTGGTCCTACAGTAGATCCGCCCCTGATGGTGAAATCTCATAGGGTGAGGCTCAAATGCATAGACGACCGAAACCTCTTAAGCTCGTGAAATGGGTGGATAACCAGAAAGGAAAATAATCGAACCCCTGACATCACTTATGAAAAGTCAGGTCATCACCAATGCGCCGAATTTGTGGTTCATCTACACTATGAAAGAAACTGAAAAGGATACTCCCAAAACGGTTGAACATTCTAGATTCTTTCGGTTTTTGACTGATTAGTTTGTTCGACGCTATTTTATATTTGTTCGTCTTGTTTTCATTTAGCGCAATTCTTGTTGTTGGTCTCTTGATTTGCTTGTTTAGTGTTGGTGATTTTGGTTGGATTCGGTTGCAGTTATCGTCAATTTGTGATAGTTATGTGTTTCGAGCATATATGAGTTATTTTGTCTATAATTGTTAGGATTTTTATTATTCGGTGAAGATTTTTTTATTAATAGCATTCGTTATTTTAGtcaaaaaaggaagaaaaaaaaaaagaaaatctcAACTATGTTTTTGTTCAAATTATAAAATGTAAGAACTTGTACTCAGTTAAAATTGATCTTTGCACAACAATGTCTTTTAAACAATGCACATAATACCAACCATATTTGCACAATAGGAAAATGTACTTAAATAAAGGTAAAAAGGTAGAAGGTTTCTATGCTGTCCAGCATGATTACTCTCTAGCTGTTTTCAACTCTTCCAtgaccaccactaaatattcgtctAAGACGGGATTCGAATCTAAAATCTCTTACAAGGAACACGAAACCTCAACCACTGGCTATCTAGTGATGGTTTACATAAATAAAACTATTCAAAAACCATATTAATCGATCAACAAAAAAATAGTATTTGTAAATTCATAATTCAGAAAGCTACCAAAAGGACTCAATTTAGACAAATTGAAACTCGGGTTGCAGTTTTGCCAATGTAAGAAACATAATCAACTTTGTACCAACGACTATCACGCTCAAAACTCTGAAGTATTTACATTAAGgtgtgtttgataaaactgaataatttagcgctgaatggttcaaagcctctgaataaagtttattctgaatgaaaataagctgtttgataataatttcaaatgaacgatataaactgagtaaatttaccttattaacgtgttacGTGAATTGAAAATACAATATACTTGTTGGTTAAACGTTCTAGATATGATTTGAaaagaatattacataaaaattaggcTCTTAATGTTTAAGAGAGTGTTACAAATCTGAATGGTTCAgaactgaattctgaaccattcagcaccatatgtcattcagaggtcagaaacaaacatgctgaatggttcagcattcagcactGAATCATTCCATTTAGAGAcaaacaaacgcaccctaagtCGGTAGTTAACTAATTATGGAGTATGACAAATATGCGGATCGAGTAATATACTCGAAAATATTCATCTCATAATAATCTTTTTTTTTTCCATTCAACTCGGAACGACTCGGTCTGAGTCTATTTACAACTCGTTCTTCCCAATCCTCCCAAGCAAAAAAAGAAACACACTCAAACATTTTACACAGATTAAAAAAACCCTCTAAACTACTTCTAGTAATAAAAGTTTAGAATAGTAGTTAATGTAACCGAGTTGACTCGGTAACGTTTAATGCACGGATCCATGAAGTAAGGGCTTAGATTCCGGAGCATAACCCACGTGACAAGATCTTTGGAACTCATCGAACCGGTCGGATTTGTTAACCGTATTATATTCCGGTTTAGCAACGAACCGGAGTATTTCTTCAAACTTGGACTCTTCGCATGGAATAGTTAATGGACCTATGTTGCAAAATCCATATTCTTCTTCAGCTTCCATTAAAAGCTTCTGAAACACTGGGTGGTTAAGATACGTTGCTCTTACAATAAATCTACGACAACTGCTGCCAACACAGATCGCCACGTGTCCGGCTGGCACGTCTGTTGCTGTTAACATACGAGATGGTGATGATGACATGGCTCTTTTACGCCAACGACAGAGCATTT comes from Rutidosis leptorrhynchoides isolate AG116_Rl617_1_P2 chromosome 4, CSIRO_AGI_Rlap_v1, whole genome shotgun sequence and encodes:
- the LOC139842574 gene encoding auxin-induced protein 6B-like, with the translated sequence MSPGIGKSSKIRHIVRVRQMLCRWRKRAMSSSPSRMLTATDVPAGHVAICVGSSCRRFIVRATYLNHPVFQKLLMEAEEEYGFCNIGPLTIPCEESKFEEILRFVAKPEYNTVNKSDRFDEFQRSCHVGYAPESKPLLHGSVH